The following coding sequences lie in one Opisthocomus hoazin isolate bOpiHoa1 chromosome 7, bOpiHoa1.hap1, whole genome shotgun sequence genomic window:
- the FANCF gene encoding Fanconi anemia group F protein, with protein MEAVLEQVEQLPALLAVSRSALVRDWDSLTLDRALEWARYFQHLHDRFRARPRLREAVRRRLRRGQPSPLLGFPHLGHCPQLLGLALLENRALPPAACRRLIRGLLQPPPAEAGPEPGGLALLARRKAASRLLELPEGPPRPPEGLEPEPQLRAEAQLLLSRLREEGREAEPAGGAAGRLRWLGCVLEQLPQPRAFEVVAAALLLLRREGSGAEQAGGGGRDGSGPDGDQASEAGGECVAGPLLSWLLGSLERFSAFCLFLPGSLLASLAAHYSQLSGPYLELLASWGSHLLYDPLQGQWVKSCVDKAELSWEELRERFSCLCRGSALLRGQTQAALKLLKAQDGDFKVCGLSVWTDLLVEVEEHLRKAAEC; from the coding sequence atggaggccgtgctggagcaggtggagcaGCTGCCCGCGCTCCTGGCCGTGTCCCGCTCCGCGCTGGTGCGGGACTGGGACTCCCTCACTCTGGACAGGGCTCTAGAGTGGGCCCGGTACTTCCAGCACCTCCACGACCGCttccgcgcccggccccggctccgggaGGCCGTGAGGCGGAGGCTGCGGCGaggccagcccagccctctgctcGGCTTCCCCCACCTGGGACACTGCCCGCAGCTGCTGGGCCTGGCGCTGCTGGAGAACCGCGCTCTGCCGCCCGCCGCCTGCCGCCGCTTGATCCGCGgcctgctgcagcctccccccgCCGAGGCCGGCCCCGAGCCCGGCGGCCTGGCGCTCCTCGCCCGCCGGAAGGCCGCCTCCCGCCTGCTGGAGCTGCCCGagggcccgccgcggcccccggaggggctggagccggagccgcagctgCGAGCGGAGgcgcagctgctgctgagccggCTGCGGGAGGAGGGGCGGGAGGCCGAgccggccgggggggctgcggggcggctgcgCTGGCTGGGCTGTGTCTTggagcagctcccccagccccgggccttcgaggtggtggcggcggcgttgctgctgctgaggcgggaggggagcggcgcTGAGCAGGCCGGAGGCGGGGGCCGGGATGGGAGCGGCCCGGACGGGGACCAGGCGAGCGAAGCAGGCGGCGAGTGCGTTGCCGGGCCCCTGCTTTCCTGGCTGCTGGGGAGCCTGGAGCGGTTTTCTgccttctgcctcttcctcccagGCTCCCTTCTTGCCTCGCTAGCTGCCCACTATTCCCAGTTAAGCGGACCTTATTTGGAACTCCTAGCCAGCTGGGGAAGCCACTTGCTCTATGACCCCTTGCAGGGACAATGGGTTAAAAGTTGTGTTGACAAAGCTGAATTGTCTTGGGAGGAGCTGAGGGAGCGCTTCAGCTGCCTCTGTCGGGGATCTGCACTGCTCAGGGGACAGACCCAAGCTGCTCTGAAACTCCTGAAGGCACAGGATGGAGACTTCAAGGTCTGCGGCCTAAGTGTGTGGACTGACTTACTGGTGGAAGTAGAGGAACATCTGAGGAAAGCAGCAGAATGCTAG